The following proteins are co-located in the Phoenix dactylifera cultivar Barhee BC4 unplaced genomic scaffold, palm_55x_up_171113_PBpolish2nd_filt_p 000414F, whole genome shotgun sequence genome:
- the LOC103697719 gene encoding glutathione S-transferase F10-like: MASVKVFGSPSSAEVARVLVCLFEKDVEFQLIRVDTYKGQKRMPEYLKLQPQGQALTFEDGKMTLVDSREICRHITEKYVDQGNKDLLGTGTLERASIEQWLQTEARSFDPPSSALVFHLAFAPLMGLEQDQEVIEQSKRKLNNVLDIYDRRLQETRFLAGDNFTLADLSHLPNAQRLVSNAGCSPMIRSRKRVSRWWDEISRRPSWQRVVEMQKEPLPVI; the protein is encoded by the exons ATGGCGAGTGTTAAGGTGTTCGGTTCCCCAAGTTCGGCTGAGGTTGCAAGGGTGCTTGTTTGCCTCTTCGAGAAGGATGTCGAGTTCCAGCTCATTCGCGTCGACACCTACAAGGGCCAGAAAAGAATGCCTGAATATCTCAAGCTTCAG CCCCAAGGCCAAGCGCtcacatttgaagatgggaagaTGACCCTCGTCG ACTCCCGGGAGATATGCCGACACATTACGGAGAAGTATGTGGACCAAGGGAACAAGGACCTTCTGGGGACCGGCACGCTCGAAAGAGCATCGATCGAGCAATGGCTGCAGACCGAGGCTCGCAGCTTCGACCCCCCAAGCTCTGCTCTGGTGTTCCACCTGGCATTTGCGCCCCTCATGGGGCTGGAGCAGGACCAGGAGGTGATCGAGCAGAGCAAACGGAAGCTGAACAATGTTCTCGACATCTACGACAGGAGGCTGCAGGAGACGAGGTTCCTGGCGGGGGACAATTTCACGCTTGCTGACCTCTCCCACCTGCCCAACGCCCAGCGTTTGGTGTCGAACGCCGGGTGCAGCCCGATGATCAGGTCAAGGAAGAGGGTGAGCAGGTGGTGGGATGAGATATCGCGCCGCCCGTCGTGGCAGAGGGTGGTGGAGATGCAGAAGGAGCCACTCCCAGTTATCTGA